Proteins from a genomic interval of Bdellovibrio sp. GT3:
- a CDS encoding OmpH family outer membrane protein, producing MRKMIIAATVFMMAAAAHAADSKVGFVDMQKAIQATSAGKKAKAELETEFNKKKKDLEKKEADLKKMGEDLEKKKSVLSEEALGKKQAEFQEEMLKYRDIVGKSQMEIQKKERELTAPILNKMKTVIGKLAKDKGYTLVLENNQGVLYSTPDSDLTEDVIKAYEKEK from the coding sequence ATGAGAAAAATGATTATCGCAGCGACTGTATTTATGATGGCGGCAGCTGCTCACGCGGCAGACAGCAAAGTTGGATTCGTGGATATGCAAAAAGCTATTCAAGCAACTTCTGCTGGTAAAAAAGCAAAAGCTGAACTTGAAACAGAGTTCAACAAAAAGAAAAAAGATCTTGAGAAAAAAGAAGCTGATCTGAAAAAGATGGGCGAAGATCTTGAAAAGAAAAAATCAGTTCTTTCTGAAGAAGCACTTGGTAAAAAACAAGCTGAATTCCAGGAAGAAATGCTTAAATACCGTGATATCGTAGGTAAAAGCCAAATGGAAATCCAAAAGAAAGAGCGTGAATTGACAGCTCCTATTTTGAACAAAATGAAAACTGTGATCGGCAAATTGGCAAAAGACAAAGGTTACACTTTGGTTCTTGAAAACAACCAAGGGGTTTTGTACTCCACGCCAGACTCTGATCTAACAGAAGATGTTATTAAGGCTTACGAGAAAGAAAAATAG